Proteins encoded within one genomic window of Papio anubis isolate 15944 chromosome X, Panubis1.0, whole genome shotgun sequence:
- the LOC116271899 gene encoding transcription elongation factor A protein-like 3, translating to MEKPYNKNEGNLENEGKPEDEVEPDDEGKSDEEEKPDVEGKTECEGKREDEGEPGDEGQLEDEGSQEKQGKSEGEGKPQGEGKPQGEGKPASQAKPESQPRAAEKRPAEDYVPRKAKRKTDRGTDDSPKDSQEDLQERHLSSEEMMRECGDVSRAQEELRKKQKMGGFHWMQRDVQDPFAPRGQRGVRGVRGGGRGQRGLHDIPYL from the coding sequence ATGGAAAAACCctacaataaaaatgaaggaaaccTGGAAAACGAGGGAAAGCCAGAAGATGAAGTAGAGCCTGATGATGAAGGAAAGTCAGACGAGGAAGAAAAGCCAGACGTGGAGGGGAAGACAGAATgcgagggaaagagagaggatgaGGGAGAGCCAGGTGATGAGGGACAACTGGAAGATGAGGGGAGCCAGGAAAAGCAGGGCAAGTCCGAAGGTGAGGGCAAGCCACAAGGCGAGGGCAAGCCACAAGGCGAGGGCAAGCCAGCCTCGCAGGCAAAGCCAGAGAGCCAGCCGCGGGCCGCCGAAAAGCGCCCGGCTGAAGATTATGTGCCccggaaagcaaaaagaaaaacggACAGGGGGACAGACGATTCCCCCAAGGACTCTCAGGAGGACTTACAGGAAAGGCATCTGAGCAGTGAGGAGATGATGAGAGAATGTGGAGATGTGTCAAGGGCTCAGGAGGAGctaaggaaaaaacagaaaatgggcGGTTTTCATTGGATGCAAAGAGATGTACAGGATCCATTTGCCCCAAGGGGACAACGGGGTGTCAGGGGAGTGAGGGGTGGAGGTAGGGGCCAGAGGGGCTTACACGATATCCCATACCTTTAA